The Vicia villosa cultivar HV-30 ecotype Madison, WI linkage group LG1, Vvil1.0, whole genome shotgun sequence genome includes a region encoding these proteins:
- the LOC131598912 gene encoding uncharacterized protein LOC131598912 yields the protein MEGVIIVEIVQKTILHVLRDCDIIKPLWLSIVKRNDRGQGQEEGKYGLEQVLGDDFQCSVEMEESGEPCRGFVRPGKQEEAVRQFLDVMPVDDNIIHPKERDLQISIQVSGKAPKDSWVCLNVDGACRNRIISCGGAIRGSEGEWLSGFSKFIDHGDALMAELRGLLEGLNLARKLKFFKVEIRVDSIEVVEIIGRKQTTSVGRSIVQEIWSLLDLDWELVLFHSYQEENRQAEALAKHSFPLADMCIIFLQLPRFVYSYIWMQM from the exons ATGGAAGGTGTGATCATTGTCGAGATTGTCCAAAAAACTATCCTTCATGTGCTGCGAGATTGTGATATTATTAAACCTTTATGGCTTAGCATTGTGAAGAGAAATGATAG GGGGCAAGGGCAGGAAGAAGGAAAATATGGATTGGAGCAGGTTTTGGGCGACGACTTTCAATGCAGCGTGGAGATGGAGGAATCAGGAGAACCATGTAGAGGGTTTGTGAGGCCAGGGAAGCAGGAGGAAGCTGTGCGACAGTTTCTAGATGTTATGCCGGTTGATGATAACATTATTCATCCAAAGGAGCGGGACTTGCAGATTTCTATTCAAGTCAGTGGGAAGGCACCAAAGGACAGTTGGGTCTGTTTGAATGTGGATGGGGCTTGTAGAAACAGGATAATTAGTTGTGGAGGTGCTATTCGGGGGAGTGAGGGTGAGTGGCTTAGTGGCTTTTCCAAATTTATTGATCACGGGGACGCGCTTATGGCGGAGTTGCGAGGCTTACTCGAGGGGCTGAATCTGGCCAGGAAGTTGAAGTTTTTCAAGGTGGAAATTAGAGTTGATTCGATAGAAGTGGTAGAGATTATTGGCAGGAAGCAGACCACAAGTGTTGGGAGATCCATTGTGCAAGAGATTTGGAGCTTATTAGACTtggattgggaattggttttatTCCATTCATACCAGGAAGAAAATAGGCAAGCTGAAGCGTTGGCTAAACATAGCTTTCCATTAGCAGATATGTGTATTATTTTTCTCCAACTGCCCAGATTTGTTTACTCATATATTTGGATGCAAATGTAA